The following coding sequences lie in one Saccharopolyspora hordei genomic window:
- a CDS encoding GuaB1 family IMP dehydrogenase-related protein has product MQFLNGQQPTTDLTYDDVFLAPRRSGVESRFDVDLATSDGTGTTLPIVVANMTAVAGRRMAETVARRGGLVVLPQDVAPAAVAEIVSWVKARHPVWDTPLVLHADDAVADALNLLPKRAHGALVVVDDDDRPVGVVDEAACTGVDRFARVGEVADRHPVVLPLETKPREVFDQLDKQARSVAVAVDAEGRLAGIMTHRGALRAEIYTPALDAEGRLRVAAAVGVNGDVAAKASALLDSGVDTLVVDTAHGHQEKMIAALRAVRSVSPQVPVVAGNVVTAEGVRDLVEAGADVVKVGVGPGAMCTTRMMTGVGRPQFSAVAECAAAARELGGHVWADGGVRHPRDVALALAAGAAAVMVGSWFAGTYESPGDLQRDEHGRAYKESFGMASKRAVSARTRTDSAYDQARKALFEEGISSSRMRLDPQRPGVEDLLDQISSGLRSACTYTGARNLEEFHERAVVGIQSAAGFAEGRPLPTGW; this is encoded by the coding sequence GTGCAGTTCTTGAACGGGCAGCAGCCCACCACCGACCTGACCTACGACGACGTCTTCCTGGCGCCGAGGCGCTCCGGGGTCGAGTCCCGCTTCGACGTGGACCTGGCCACCAGTGACGGGACCGGGACCACCCTGCCGATCGTCGTCGCCAACATGACCGCCGTGGCCGGTCGCCGCATGGCCGAGACCGTCGCCCGGCGCGGCGGGCTCGTCGTGCTCCCGCAGGACGTGGCGCCCGCGGCCGTCGCCGAGATCGTCTCCTGGGTCAAGGCCCGGCACCCGGTGTGGGACACCCCGCTGGTGCTGCACGCCGACGACGCCGTGGCCGACGCGCTCAACCTCCTGCCCAAGCGGGCGCACGGCGCGCTGGTCGTCGTGGACGACGACGACCGCCCCGTCGGCGTGGTCGACGAGGCCGCGTGCACCGGTGTCGACCGGTTCGCGCGGGTCGGGGAGGTCGCCGACCGGCACCCCGTCGTGCTGCCGCTGGAGACCAAGCCGCGCGAGGTGTTCGACCAGCTCGACAAGCAGGCGCGCAGCGTCGCCGTCGCGGTCGACGCCGAGGGCCGGTTGGCGGGCATCATGACCCACCGCGGGGCGCTGCGCGCCGAGATCTACACCCCGGCGCTGGACGCCGAGGGCCGGTTGCGGGTCGCCGCGGCGGTCGGGGTCAACGGTGACGTCGCGGCCAAGGCCTCCGCGCTGCTGGACAGCGGGGTGGACACGCTGGTCGTGGACACCGCGCACGGCCACCAGGAGAAGATGATCGCCGCGCTGCGGGCGGTGCGCTCGGTGTCACCGCAGGTGCCGGTGGTGGCCGGGAACGTGGTGACCGCCGAGGGCGTGCGCGACCTGGTCGAAGCCGGTGCCGACGTGGTCAAGGTCGGCGTCGGGCCGGGCGCGATGTGCACGACGCGGATGATGACCGGCGTCGGCCGGCCGCAGTTCTCCGCCGTCGCCGAGTGCGCGGCCGCGGCCCGCGAGCTCGGCGGGCACGTCTGGGCCGACGGCGGCGTCCGGCACCCGCGCGACGTCGCGCTGGCGCTGGCCGCGGGCGCGGCCGCGGTGATGGTCGGCTCCTGGTTCGCGGGCACCTACGAGTCCCCCGGCGACCTGCAGCGCGACGAGCACGGCCGGGCCTACAAGGAGTCGTTCGGCATGGCGTCCAAGCGCGCGGTGTCCGCCCGCACCCGCACCGACAGCGCCTACGACCAGGCCCGCAAGGCGCTGTTCGAGGAGGGCATCTCCAGCTCGCGGATGCGGCTGGACCCGCAGCGGCCCGGCGTGGAGGACCTGCTGGACCAGATCAGCTCCGGGCTGCGCTCGGCCTGCACCTACACCGGCGCCCGGAACCTGGAGGAGTTCCACGAGCGCGCGGTGGTCGGCATCCAGTCCGCGGCCGGGTTCGCCGAGGGCCGTCCCCTCCCCACCGGCTGGTGA
- a CDS encoding PhoH family protein encodes MGENSASTVQAGGTDVRTYVLDTSVLLSDPWAMSRFAEHDVVLPLVVISELEAKRHHPELGWFAREALRTLDDLRIQHGRLDQPVPVGVSGGHLHVELNHSDPQVLPPGFRTDSNDARILACSLNLAAEGHRVTLVTKDMPLRVKAAAVALDAEEYRAQDVVSSGWTGMADVEVPGDSVDALFKDGIADLDEARDLPPNTGVRLLAGSQSALGRVTADKQVRLVRGDREAFGLHGRSAEQRIALDLLLDPEVGIVSLGGRAGTGKSALALCAGLESVLERQQHRKVVVFRPVYAVGGQDLGYLPGTENEKMAPWAQAVFDTLGAVASENVLDEVMDRGMLEVLPLTHIRGRSLHDSFVIVDEAQSLERNVLLTVLSRLGANSRVVLTHDVAQRDNLRVGRHDGVAAVIEKLKGHPLFAHVTLARSERSPIAALVTELLEGEFTP; translated from the coding sequence CTGGGTGAGAACTCCGCGAGCACTGTGCAAGCCGGTGGCACCGACGTCCGCACGTACGTCCTGGACACCTCGGTGCTGTTGTCCGATCCGTGGGCGATGTCCCGCTTCGCCGAGCACGACGTGGTGCTCCCGTTGGTGGTGATCAGCGAGCTCGAAGCCAAGCGCCACCACCCGGAACTCGGCTGGTTCGCCCGGGAGGCCCTCCGCACGCTCGACGACCTCCGGATCCAGCACGGACGGCTGGACCAGCCGGTCCCGGTCGGGGTCTCGGGCGGTCACCTGCACGTCGAGCTCAACCACTCCGACCCGCAGGTGCTGCCGCCCGGCTTCCGCACCGACTCCAACGACGCCCGCATCCTGGCCTGCTCGCTGAACCTGGCGGCCGAGGGGCACCGGGTCACGCTGGTCACCAAGGACATGCCGCTGCGGGTCAAGGCCGCCGCGGTGGCCCTGGACGCCGAGGAGTACCGCGCGCAGGACGTGGTGTCCTCCGGGTGGACCGGGATGGCCGACGTCGAGGTGCCGGGCGACTCGGTGGACGCGCTGTTCAAGGACGGCATCGCCGACCTCGACGAGGCCCGGGACCTGCCGCCGAACACGGGCGTGCGGCTGCTGGCCGGGTCGCAGAGCGCGCTCGGCCGGGTGACCGCGGACAAGCAGGTCCGGCTGGTGCGCGGCGACCGGGAGGCGTTCGGCCTGCACGGCCGGTCCGCGGAGCAGCGGATCGCGCTGGACCTGCTGCTCGACCCGGAGGTCGGCATCGTGTCGCTGGGCGGCCGCGCCGGCACCGGCAAGTCCGCGCTCGCGCTGTGCGCCGGGCTGGAGTCCGTGCTGGAGCGGCAGCAGCACCGCAAGGTCGTGGTGTTCCGCCCGGTGTACGCCGTCGGCGGTCAGGACCTCGGCTACCTGCCGGGCACCGAGAACGAGAAGATGGCGCCGTGGGCGCAGGCGGTGTTCGACACCCTCGGTGCGGTGGCCAGCGAGAACGTCCTGGACGAGGTGATGGACCGGGGCATGCTGGAGGTGCTGCCGCTGACCCACATCCGCGGCCGCTCGCTGCACGACTCGTTCGTCATCGTCGACGAGGCGCAGTCGCTGGAGCGCAACGTGCTGCTGACGGTGCTGTCCCGGCTCGGTGCCAACTCCCGGGTGGTGCTCACCCACGACGTGGCCCAGCGGGACAACCTGCGGGTGGGGCGGCACGACGGCGTGGCGGCGGTGATCGAGAAGCTCAAGGGGCACCCGCTGTTCGCCCACGTCACCCTGGCCCGCTCGGAGCGCTCGCCGATCGCGGCCCTGGTCACCGAGCTGCTGGAGGGCGAGTTCACCCCGTGA